A portion of the Drosophila sechellia strain sech25 chromosome 2R, ASM438219v1, whole genome shotgun sequence genome contains these proteins:
- the LOC6615733 gene encoding serine-threonine kinase receptor-associated protein isoform X2 — MIASGRRPGRWPWRQALSQDGSPMLRHGDTGDWVGTFEGHKGAVWNATLNRNATLAASGAADFTGKVWNAVTGAEIHSFQHKHIVKSVAFDRDSENIVTGSNEKLVRVFNLEQPEAQPEEYAGHTGAIKRALFCRGDKCIISAAEDKTVRLWDRMTGIEVQRLQFNSNPNSLEISSDNHILTISHGSSISFWEIDTLKKLKEVKVPTNVASASLHPDKHVFVCGGEDFKMYKFDYITGNEIESFKGHFGPVHSVKFSPDGELYASGSEDGTLRLWQTTVGKTYGLWKCTEPADLGNSISSPREVQAN, encoded by the exons ATGATTGCGAGCGGCAGGCGGCCAGGTCGTTGGCCTTGGCGGCAGGCATTGAGTCAAG ATGGCAGCCCGATGCTGCGGCACGGCGACACCGGCGACTGGGTGGGCACCTTCGAGGGACACAAGGGCGCCGTGTGGAACGCCACGCTGAACCGGAACGCCACCCTGGCCGCCTCCGGAGCGGCCGACTTCACCGGCAAGGTGTGGAATGCGGTGACCGGGGCCGAGATACACAGCTTCCAGCACAAGCACATCGTGAAGAGCGTGGCCTTCGACAGGGATTCCGAGAACATAGTCACTGGCAGCAACGAGAAGCTAGTGCGGGTCTTCAATCTGGAGCAGCCCGAGGCGCAGCCGGAGGAGTACGCCGGACACACGGGGGCCATCAAGCGGGCGCTCTTCTGCCGCGGCGACAAGTGCATCATCTCGGCGGCCGAGGACAAGACGGTGCGCCTCTGGGACCGCATGACGGGCATCGAGGTGCAGCGCCTGCAGTTCAACAGCAACCCGAACAGCCTGGAGATCTCCAGCGACAACCACATACTGACCATATCGCACGGCTCCTCGATTAGCTTCTGGGAGATCGACACGCTGAAGAAGCTGAAGGAGGTGAAAGTGCCGACGAACGTGGCGTCGGCCAGTTTGCATCCGGATAAGcatgtgtttgtttgtggcGGCGAGGACTTTAAGATGTACAAATTCGACTACATCACAGGAAACGAAATTG AATCTTTCAAGGGCCATTTCGGACCCGTGCACAGCGTGAAGTTCAGCCCGGATGGGGAGCTCTATGCCAGCGGCTCCGAGGACGGTACTCTCCGGCTGTGGCAGACCACCGTGGGCAAGACCTACGGCTTGTGGAAGTGCACGGAGCCCGCGGACCTGGGCAATTCCATCAGCTCGCCGCGCGAGGTGCAGGCGAACTGA
- the LOC6615733 gene encoding serine-threonine kinase receptor-associated protein isoform X1, whose amino-acid sequence MAANNLRQIPLTCSGHTRPVVHLDFSDICDAGYFLISACKDGSPMLRHGDTGDWVGTFEGHKGAVWNATLNRNATLAASGAADFTGKVWNAVTGAEIHSFQHKHIVKSVAFDRDSENIVTGSNEKLVRVFNLEQPEAQPEEYAGHTGAIKRALFCRGDKCIISAAEDKTVRLWDRMTGIEVQRLQFNSNPNSLEISSDNHILTISHGSSISFWEIDTLKKLKEVKVPTNVASASLHPDKHVFVCGGEDFKMYKFDYITGNEIESFKGHFGPVHSVKFSPDGELYASGSEDGTLRLWQTTVGKTYGLWKCTEPADLGNSISSPREVQAN is encoded by the exons ATGGCCGCCAACAACTTGCGACAAATCCCTCTGACCTGCAGTGGCCACACGCGACCCGTGGTCCACCTGGACTTTAGCGACATCTGCGACGCCGGCTACTTTCTCATCTCGGCCTGCAAAG ATGGCAGCCCGATGCTGCGGCACGGCGACACCGGCGACTGGGTGGGCACCTTCGAGGGACACAAGGGCGCCGTGTGGAACGCCACGCTGAACCGGAACGCCACCCTGGCCGCCTCCGGAGCGGCCGACTTCACCGGCAAGGTGTGGAATGCGGTGACCGGGGCCGAGATACACAGCTTCCAGCACAAGCACATCGTGAAGAGCGTGGCCTTCGACAGGGATTCCGAGAACATAGTCACTGGCAGCAACGAGAAGCTAGTGCGGGTCTTCAATCTGGAGCAGCCCGAGGCGCAGCCGGAGGAGTACGCCGGACACACGGGGGCCATCAAGCGGGCGCTCTTCTGCCGCGGCGACAAGTGCATCATCTCGGCGGCCGAGGACAAGACGGTGCGCCTCTGGGACCGCATGACGGGCATCGAGGTGCAGCGCCTGCAGTTCAACAGCAACCCGAACAGCCTGGAGATCTCCAGCGACAACCACATACTGACCATATCGCACGGCTCCTCGATTAGCTTCTGGGAGATCGACACGCTGAAGAAGCTGAAGGAGGTGAAAGTGCCGACGAACGTGGCGTCGGCCAGTTTGCATCCGGATAAGcatgtgtttgtttgtggcGGCGAGGACTTTAAGATGTACAAATTCGACTACATCACAGGAAACGAAATTG AATCTTTCAAGGGCCATTTCGGACCCGTGCACAGCGTGAAGTTCAGCCCGGATGGGGAGCTCTATGCCAGCGGCTCCGAGGACGGTACTCTCCGGCTGTGGCAGACCACCGTGGGCAAGACCTACGGCTTGTGGAAGTGCACGGAGCCCGCGGACCTGGGCAATTCCATCAGCTCGCCGCGCGAGGTGCAGGCGAACTGA
- the LOC6615734 gene encoding cytochrome c oxidase subunit 6A, mitochondrial, with amino-acid sequence MSAILNHAIRRQFGATAARNMSGTAAVAGEHSGGYKVWKRLSFFVAVPAVGLCMLNAYLKHQEEHDKPRQEFVKYDYLRRREKRFPWGEGQKSLFHNPHVNALPDGYEH; translated from the exons ATGTCCGCTATTCTAAACCACGCAATTCGCCGCCAATTCGGCGCTACTGCCGCCAGGAATATGTCCGGAACCGCCGCTGTGGCCGGCGAGCACTCCG GTGGCTACAAGGTGTGGAAGCGCCTGTCATTCTTCGTGGCCGTGCCCGCCGTCGGACTGTGCATGCTGAACGCCTACCTGAAGCACCAGGAGGAGCACGACAAGCCCCGCCAGGAATTCGTCAAGTACGACTACCTGCGCCGCCGCGAGAAGCGCTTCCCCTGGGGCGAGGGCCAGAAGAGCCTGTTCCACAACCCCCACGTGAACGCCCTGCCCGACGGCTACGAGCACTAG
- the LOC6615735 gene encoding zinc finger and SCAN domain-containing protein 10, whose protein sequence is MAAKLEVREALLTEKKVCRFCLTEQKLASIFEENPRVKTTANLPLQIMAITAIEVYAGDGMPGHICLECRLLFEHCYRFKQMCKRAETLLRQYPLTGNWPSPLEKPRAPMMMGPKKLLVVPTKAAEPSETPKKLLNTMAKSSSQVIIEDVQVLESAMVTHGTVADSSPVPRRSHAYELKVDNNQELSMDDVQSMLEDMASELEKEFPEIPQKASPIKPKVLNKSSIRILNKGPAAPVEPRLATPKVKRDDSGNVAIVTEVLDSDLPLDDQDDPTKNAEKVATDVFPCPDCERSFPLQQLLEIHRLNHTRSRSFQCLLCEKSFFSKYDLAKHNFVHTGERPFKCAICSKAFTRKALLHRHERTHTDVPKFICVYCEKPFLSRQEMEKHAERHQKKRPFQCGVCTKSFAFKQGLERHETVHSTNLPFPCQHCERSFSTASKLARHLVAHAGKRAYPCKYCHKSYMLSHHLSRHLRVHTQTSDASFVCSECKVSYNNYNDLLEHALIHATASLKCPMCRKQIEDIDSVESHMDQHKQSERHACEFCDHIFLTQECLQRHIEDDHVVDMEPYQNEFEDDGEGEGGGVDEKEEHLDDFEDLDNAKQEEFVTEYLEDDALYEDHLDDSDESFTPPPPKQRKINPPKDAQQSVRQTRSRDAQRITPKTGKNEGNPHHKLERNLKNRRSAK, encoded by the exons ATGGCCGCGAAACTGGAGGTGCGCGAGGCGCTGCTGACCGAGAAGAAGGTCTGCCGCTTCTGCCTGACCGAGCAGAAGCTGGCCTCGATTTTCGAGGAAAATCCACGGGTGAAAACAACCGCCAATCTGCCGCTGCAGATTATGGCCATCACGGCGATCGAG GTCTACGCCGGCGACGGAATGCCGGGGCACATCTGTCTGGAGTGCCGCCTCCTCTTCGAGCACTGCTACCGCTTCAAGCAGATGTGCAAGCGGGCGGAAACCCTTCTGCGCCAGTATCCGCTCACGGGTAACTGGCCGTCGCCGCTGGAGAAGCCCCGTGCGCCCATGATGATGGGGCCCAAGAAGTTGCTGGTCGTCCCAACAAAGGCAGCCGAGCCAAGCGAAACACCCAAAAAGCTACTGAACACAATGGCCAAATCCAGTAGTCAGGTGATTATCGAGGACGTCCAGGTGCTGGAGAGCGCCATGGTGACCCACGGGACGGTAGCAGATTCCTCTCCAGTGCCACGTCGTTCGCACGCCTATGAGCTGAAGGTGGATAACAACCAGGAGTTGTCCATGGACGATGTGCAGAGCATGCTGGAGGATATGGCCAGTGAGTTAGAGAAGGAGTTCCCCGAAATCCCTCAGAAGGCATCACCCATTAAGCCGAAGGTGCTGAACAAGTCCTCGATTAGGATCTTGAACAAGGGACCCGCCGCTCCGGTGGAACCGCGCCTGGCCACCCCCAAAGTCAAGCGAGATGACAGTGGCAATGTGGCAATAGTGACAGAGGTTCTGGACTCGGATCTGCCATTGGACGATCAGGATGATCCGACCAAGAACGCCGAGAAGGTGGCCACCGACGTGTTCCCCTGTCCCGATTGCGAACGCTCCTTtccgctgcagcagctgctcgaGATCCATCGGCTGAATCACACTCGCTCGCGCAGCTTCCAGTGCCTCCTGTGCGAGAAGAGCTTCTTCTCCAAGTACGACCTGGCCAAGCACAACTTCGTGCACACCGGCGAGCGGCCTTTCAAGTGCGCCATCTGCTCGAAAGCCTTCACCCGGAAGGCATTGCTCCATCGCCACGAGCGAACCCACACGGACGTACCCAAGTTCATCTGCGTGTACTGCGAGAAGCCCTTCCTTTCGCGCCAGGAGATGGAGAAGCACGCCGAGCGGCATCAGAAAAAGCGTCCGTTCCAATGCGGCGTCTGCACCAAGTCGTTTGCCTTCAAGCAGGGATTGGAGCGTCATGAG ACTGTCCACTCCACTAATCTTCCCTTCCCCTGCCAGCACTGCGAAAGAAGCTTTTCCACCGCTTCCAAGCTGGCCCGCCACCTAGTTGCTCACGCCGGGAAGAGGGCGTATCCCTGCAAGTACTGCCACAAGTCCTACATGTTGTCGCACCATCTCTCGCGCCACCTGCGCGTGCACACGCAGACTTCCGACGCCTCGTTCGTGTGCAGCGAGTGCAAGGTGTCGTACAACAACTACAATGACCTGCTGGAGCACGCGCTCATCCATGCCACCGCCAGCCTGAAATGTCCCATGTGTCGCAAGCAGATCGAGGATATCGACAGTGTCGAGAGCCACATGGATCAGCACAAGCAGAGCGAGCGCCATGCCTGCGAGTTCTGCGACCACATCTTCTTGACGCAGGAATGCCTGCAGCGCCACATCGAGGACGATCATGTGGTGGACATGGAGCCGTACCAAAACGAGTTCGAAGACGACGGCGAAGGAGAAGGCGGCGGCGTCGATGAGAAGGAGGAACATCTCGACGATTTTGAAGACCTAGACAATGCGAAGCAGGAGGAATTCGTGACGGAATACTTAGAAGACGATGCTCTCTATGAGGACCACCTAGACGATAGCGACGAATCCTTCACGCCGCCGCCTCCGAAGCAGCGTAAAATCAATCCTCCCAAGGACGCCCAGCAATCCGTGCGCCAAACTCGCAGTCGGGATGCTCAAAGAATCACTCCGAAGACGGGAAAGAACGAAGGCAACCCTCATCACAAACTGGAACGCAACCTTAAGAATCGCAGATCCGCAAAATAA
- the LOC6615736 gene encoding caspase-1 encodes MTDECVTRNYGVGILSPNGSENRGSFLMADNTDAKGCTPQSLVVGGAAAESPLPANKFVARMPVERYASEYNMSHKHRGVALIFNHEFFDIPSLKSRTGTNVDAQELKKAFENLGFAVSVHKDCKLRDILKHVEKAAELDHTDNDCLAVAILSHGEHGYLYAKDTQYKLDNIWHYFTATFCPSLAGKPKLFFIQACQGDRLDGGITLEKGVTETDGESSTSYKIPIHADFLFSYSTIPGYFSWRNINNGSWYMQSLIRELNANGKKYDMLTLLTFVNQRVALDFESNVPATPMMDRQKQIPCLTSMLTRILRFGDKPNGNKAG; translated from the exons ATGACCGACGAGTGCGTAACCAGAAACTACGGAGTTGGCATTCTCAGCCCGAACGGATCGGAAAATCGGGGCAGCTTTCTTATGGCTGATAATACCGATGCCAAGGGCTGTACGCCGCAGTCTCTTGTTGTTGGTGGTGCAGCTGCAGAGAG CCCCTTGCCGGCCAACAAGTTTGTGGCTCGAATGCCCGTGGAGCGCTATGCCAGCGAATACAACATGAGTCACAAGCACCGCGGAGTAGCGCTGATCTTCAACCACGAATTCTTCGACATACCCTCGCTGAAGAGCCGCACCGGAACGAATGTCGATGCCCAGGAGCTGAAGAAGGCCTTTGAAAACCTGGGATTCGCGGTGTCCGTACACAAGGACTGCAAGTTGAGGGACATCCTGAAGCACGTAGAGAAGGCCGCCGAGCTGGATCACACGGACAACGACTGCCTTGCGGTGGCCATACTCTCGCACGGGGAGCACGGCTACCTATACGCCAAGGATACGCAGTACAAGCTGGACAACATCTGGCACTACTTCACTGCCACCTTCTGCCCCTCGCTGGCGGGCAAGCCGAAGCTGTTCTTCATCCAAGCCTGCCAGGGCGACCGTTTGGACGGAGGGATCACCCTGGAGAAGGGCGTTACCGAGACGGACGGGGAGTCCTCGACTAGCTACAAGATACCAATACACGCCGACTTTCTCTTCTCCTACTCGACCATTCCGG GCTACTTCTCCTGGCGCAACATCAACAACGGCTCCTGGTACATGCAATCGCTGATCCGCGAGCTGAACGCCAATGGCAAAAAGTACGACATGCTCACCCTGCTCACATTCGTTAACCAGCGCGTAGCCCTAGACTTTGAGTCGAACGTGCCCGCCACACCGATGATGGATCGCCAGAAGCAGATACCGTGCCTTACCTCCATGCTGACGCGCATACTGCGCTTCGGCGACAAGCCGAACGGGAATAAGGCTGGCTAG
- the LOC6615737 gene encoding exosome complex component RRP4 has translation MSTNAAIDLALDRVDWRDLAAQTEEQPRVYTPGEVLMPEAGFMRGHGTFVEDENIKSSVAGVIQKVNKLISVRPLKSRYVGEIGDVVVARVSEVQQKRWRVDTNSRLDSILLLSSVNLPGGELRRRSAEDEQMMRRYLDEGDLISAEVQNIFEEGSLSLYTRSLKYGKLSQGILVKVFPALVKRRKMHFHNLLCGASVILGNNGYIWISPTKGQEEEGGEGGFAQNLNEHVPRGEREVIARLRNSILALAKCKLMIYDTSIQYAYEESLRYEAHELLQQNAIYDIGQQTQARLRDTDE, from the exons ATGTCCACCAACGCGGCGATAGATCTGGCCCTGGACCGGGTGGACTGGCGCGACCTGGCCGCGCAGACGGAGGAACAGCCGAGGGTGTATACGCCGGGCGAAGTACTGATGCCGGAGGCGGGATTCATGCGTGGCCACGGAACCTTCGTCGAGGACGAGAACATCAAGTCTTCGGTGGCCGGGGTGATCCAGAAGGTCAACAAGCTGATCTCGGTGCGCCCGCTCAAGAGTCGCTATGTGGGCGAGATCGGGGACGTGGTGGTGGCCCGCGTCAGCGAGGTGCAACAGAAGCGCTGGCGAGTGGACACCAATTCCCGGCTTGACTCCATCCTCCTGCTCTCCTCTGTGAATCTGCCGGGCGGAGAACTCCGGCGGAGATCGGCGGAGGACGAGCAGATGATGCGACGGTACTTGGACGAGGGCGATCTCATCTCCGCCGAAGTCCAG AACATCTTCGAGGAGGGCTCCCTTTCGCTGTACACGCGCAGCTTGAAGTACGGAAAGCTGTCGCAGGGCATCCTGGTCAAGGTGTTCCCCGCTCTCGTCAAGCGCCGCAAGATGCACTTCCACAACCTGCTCTGCGGCGCCTCCGTGATCCTGGGCAACAATGGCTACATCTGGATATCGCCGACCAAGGGCCAGGAAGAGGAGGGCGGCGAGGGAGGATTCGCCCAGAACCTGAACGAGCATGTGCCGCGCGGGGAGCGGGAGGTGATTGCCCGGCTGAGGAACTCCATCCTCGCGCTGGCCAAGTGCAAGCTGATGATCTACGACACCAGCATCCAGTACGCCTACGAGGAGTCCCTGCGCTACGAGGCCCACGAGCTGCTCCAGCAGAACGCCATCTACGACATCGGCCAGCAGACGCAGGCTCGGCTGAGGGACACGGACGAGTAG